One window from the genome of Oceanisphaera sp. IT1-181 encodes:
- a CDS encoding tyrosine-type recombinase/integrase, with protein sequence METADFESKIGIIDETFLLCLSAVKGQVSTLHLRYLKQMFNSNPFSPIFARGLHRDDFPTHRPKKGRNGEATDRILSKAMNRAAVAYTLDCLDTAYAEGKIDIGHYSFVNLAFSVFARNESYRQITLSDLKFDETHQQYFIDIVTAKTRQYIPNKARYKLSDTVGLLLVKQRQHVIEKYSYLVAEGDTEKMALFPARQLNKDGSWRHTYAIENFGMYRGAVQFGQGYGAAIAKKLGGRITLGNFTLRHTLGTLLAQTGASAKTIQAVLKHATDTTCKHYVDIAFHGLMFELSEAMQPAFTEHLPTFLNFRSKSDSVIIEKRITTEDTKSNQWEDVGECGKEIVCENAPIVCYSCFRFNPCWDADHGINLRFVEQEIEYMSKLGKPFQHMVERAKIAKNHIVVVMNAIDRYREVMNTGEQT encoded by the coding sequence ATGGAAACTGCAGACTTCGAGTCCAAAATTGGAATCATCGACGAAACGTTTTTGCTCTGTCTTTCTGCTGTTAAAGGACAGGTTTCAACTTTACATTTGCGGTATCTCAAGCAAATGTTTAATTCAAACCCCTTTTCACCAATTTTTGCAAGAGGGTTGCATAGAGACGACTTTCCAACTCATAGACCAAAAAAAGGACGCAATGGAGAGGCCACTGATCGAATATTAAGTAAAGCAATGAATCGTGCGGCAGTTGCTTACACTCTCGACTGCTTAGACACAGCTTATGCAGAGGGGAAGATAGATATCGGGCACTACTCGTTTGTAAACCTTGCGTTTTCGGTGTTTGCTCGTAATGAAAGTTACCGTCAGATAACTCTCAGTGACCTAAAGTTTGATGAGACTCATCAGCAGTATTTTATTGATATCGTTACAGCTAAAACGAGACAGTATATTCCGAACAAAGCGCGATATAAACTCAGCGATACTGTGGGCTTGCTGCTAGTCAAACAGCGGCAGCATGTGATAGAAAAATACAGTTATCTCGTTGCCGAAGGAGATACGGAAAAAATGGCTCTCTTTCCTGCCCGTCAGCTTAATAAAGATGGAAGTTGGAGACATACATACGCTATTGAGAATTTTGGCATGTACAGAGGAGCCGTACAATTCGGCCAAGGTTATGGGGCGGCAATTGCCAAAAAATTAGGAGGTAGGATAACTTTAGGCAACTTTACTCTCAGACACACGCTGGGGACACTGCTAGCTCAAACCGGAGCTTCCGCCAAAACCATTCAAGCAGTGCTTAAACACGCAACCGATACGACGTGCAAGCACTATGTTGACATCGCTTTTCACGGCTTAATGTTTGAGTTGTCAGAAGCGATGCAACCCGCTTTTACAGAGCATCTTCCAACTTTTCTAAATTTTAGGTCTAAGTCAGATTCAGTCATAATAGAGAAGCGCATAACGACGGAAGATACAAAAAGCAATCAGTGGGAAGATGTTGGCGAATGCGGTAAAGAAATTGTCTGCGAAAACGCCCCTATTGTATGCTACAGCTGCTTTAGATTTAATCCCTGCTGGGACGCTGATCACGGCATCAACTTGCGATTCGTTGAGCAAGAAATTGAATATATGAGTAAGCTCGGCAAACCATTCCAACACATGGTTGAGAGAGCAAAGATAGCTAAAAACCATATCGTTGTTGTGATGAATGCCATTGATCGATATCGAGAAGTGATGAATACAGGGGAGCAGACATGA
- a CDS encoding DUF5610 domain-containing protein yields the protein MAVLPITGSQASAAVRVDAKQVQAKDKPEQKEQKAEFTASRSEMKAQSNKNIVEAMFGGGKQGDDKAMNILYSEIMSTINAELGAEHAITPNKVAGQSDDYWSPENTAGRIVDGALGFFETFQRQNSSMGEEEQVEKFLSVITKSIDKGYGEATKVLDGLKIFDGSIKDNAEATRSLIDDKLAAFREAKLGKAEAE from the coding sequence ATGGCAGTACTTCCCATTACTGGTAGTCAGGCGTCGGCAGCGGTGCGTGTGGATGCTAAGCAAGTGCAGGCCAAAGACAAGCCAGAGCAGAAAGAGCAAAAAGCTGAGTTCACGGCGTCTCGTAGTGAGATGAAAGCGCAATCGAATAAAAATATAGTGGAAGCTATGTTTGGTGGCGGCAAGCAGGGCGATGATAAAGCCATGAATATTCTCTATAGCGAGATCATGAGCACCATTAACGCCGAGTTAGGTGCAGAGCACGCCATTACGCCTAATAAAGTTGCCGGCCAGAGTGATGATTATTGGTCACCAGAAAATACCGCAGGGCGAATTGTGGACGGCGCCTTAGGCTTTTTTGAGACTTTTCAGCGACAAAACAGCAGCATGGGTGAGGAAGAGCAGGTAGAGAAGTTTCTATCGGTGATCACCAAGTCGATTGATAAAGGTTACGGCGAAGCCACCAAGGTATTGGATGGGTTAAAGATATTTGATGGCAGCATTAAAGATAATGCCGAGGCCACCCGCAGCTTAATTGATGACAAGCTAGCGGCCTTTCGTGAAGCCAAGTTAGGCAAAGCAGAGGCTGAGTAA
- a CDS encoding aldo/keto reductase gives MQYRPLGQTDLKVSLIGLGTMTWGEQNTEADAHAQLDMAVDHGINLIDTKWNDVIYPLNVSL, from the coding sequence ATGCAATATCGACCGCTGGGCCAAACCGACCTCAAAGTCAGCCTGATTGGCTTAGGCACCATGACCTGGGGCGAACAAAATACCGAAGCGGATGCCCATGCACAGCTGGATATGGCCGTAGATCATGGAATTAACTTAATAGATACGAAATGGAATGACGTCATTTACCCCCTAAATGTCTCTTTATAA